The sequence ttatttctggccgtgctgggtcttggttcctaagtgggctttttctctagttgcagcaagcgagGGGCCACACTTTGTTGGAGCACGGGCTCTATGGTGTAAGGGCGTCAGTGGTTGCGGGACGTGCGCTCAGCAGttgttcctgggctccagagcacaggctcaatagttatggtGCATAAGcctagttgctccttggcatgtgggatcttctcggaccagggatcaaacccgtgtctcttgcactggcaggcagattctttacctctgagcccccagggaagccctaaagcgaTACTTTTAAGGGATTTTAAAGTTTGAACAATGCTAATTTTAagccttttaaaagaaaacaaattttctgaGATTTAATAATTCATGTCATGCCAAGTTTCAAACTCAGAAAGTTTGGATTGGATTTCTTATAAAAAATACCCAATGAGTTTTAGGTGGTTCCAATTTAGTAACATTTATTAATATCTTCCCATTGTTTAACTGTTTCCTAAAATATGTTCTCTTTCTCCTaacataaaatacattattttacacCTAAACCccttattttttaatcaagaaagCAAGTATTAATATAATGATTTTTAACCAATTAATTTTATGCCAATTTTATACCAATTTTTTAAGTAATCTGCATTATTTAGAGATGTTTTTAGAAACATTGATATGTAGTAAAATTTCAACCCCATTTTTATAGGACATGATTGCCCTATGGCACAGATTTATAAGATCTAAAGAAAACTTTGTATTACAAAAGTAATTTTTgcagtgttttattattttaggatgacaatacacaaataatttaaatgtgaaatttagaaaacttttaCCGAAATGAGCACAGGAAAACTCAAGTTATAAACTGACGTAGCATGGATATGGACACAAAGTCATAAAATTTCTTCcaaaatgtaattatttattttttaaaaccataataTTTTACAAGTTATTGAAAATATGATGTTTTTATATTGTGCCCAATATCACTGGTGTATAACTAAAATTGGCTGATTGTTTTCACTGAATTGATTAGTCATATCAACTTTGTATGGCCTTcctaggtggccctagtggtaaagaacctgcctgccaatgcaggagacataagagacacgggtttgatccctgagttgggaagacccctggagaagggcatggcaacccactccagtattcttgcctggaggatccccccagaggagtctggcaggttacacccatagggttgcaaggattctgacacaactgaaacaatatGGATACAGATTGAAGAGCCTTGACCTCATAAAAGACTTAAGAGGGAGCCTGGTTAGAGACTCTATATATACCATGAAGATCTACATTACCATAATTAACTGTGTAACTTGGACCACTCCAAAATATTGACACTTGCCCTACTTACCTAGGAAAGGACCTAGAGCTGCTCTCTTGACTTGAAGTACACAGTTTAGTTTGAAACACAGGTTATGCCAGAGTTGGAGGAACATTTTAGTGGGAAATGTTATATCAAGGACTCCAGATAACTGAAGATCATCCCTGAATATATTAATGTTCGGAGCCATGCTTTCCCCATTAGTATATCTCTCAGCTTACCTCATTTTGCTACATACCACCTCATAGTGTACTTGTTAATATTCCTTAAACAGCTTAGGCAAATTATCGCTGATATATGTTTGggggtaaataaatattttcattttctcctcacaATGTGGCTGTTGGTACCCAAAAAGAGTTTTGCAGGtgaattttcattataaaatgtcATTTGGGGAGAGCAGAAAAGCAGACTCCTGGTAAACTATAAAAGAGTTTGTTTTGTGGGACTTCTATTCTCAAAGATGGAATTTCCATCCTAGAATTATAGAATTTTGAAATGGAAAAGCTCATAAACAATTTTCCAGTCCAACCATTTCTTTTATCAGAATAATCTGAAGCCCAAAGGTTaagtgagcttccctgatggctcagctggtaaagaatctgcctgcaatctgggagacctgggttcaattcctgggttgggaagatcccctgcagaagggaatggctacccactccagtattctggcctgggttgTATactccatgggtttgcaaagttcAAGCACTGAGTGACTTACTTTcaaaggttaagtgacttattGAAGATCACATAATTTGTTGCTTAGACAAGTTCCTAGAACAGTGTTTTTTCTTGGCCAGATGTTGTGACGTATATTATACttcctcaattcttttttttttctcaatttttaaaacatggaaattaaagataatgttataaataaaactattaggCTAATCTCTTTCCTTGTTTATttataagccagaaagaaaaatcaaatgtaGAACAATCATGACAgacttttcaaagaaatagatACTGCAGATTTGGAGCCCAATTCTACTCTGGACCCTCAAATATATGGTTTCTTCAGCCCTACTTGGACAGAGAAATGTTgaaagttttttgctttttttttttttaagaaagagaacatttggcaatacaaaaaaagaaacaaacaaaaaacacacttaTTTGAGGGTAAGAAAGAAGTTTTCCCCGAATAACAAGTGTAGCCATTTTGTTTCAATAATTTATAATTCAGGTATGCAGAAAGAATGAGGACTGTTGCTCTCATTAAATGAGAAGCTGGAGCCCAAGGGGCATGGAGTGGGGAAGATAAATCTTAAAAACTCAAATGACAAGTTCCTTCTACAGAGTGAGACACTGGAAACCACACAAACCCAGATTGTGCAATCTTTAAAGTCAGTGAGTGATAAAGCGACTACTTCATAGATGAAGATAGACAACATGCTCTTGGACTTACAAGGGAACACCCTTCATGTGAGCAAGAAAAGAACATGATTTAGCTTAATATGAAGTTGCAATTAAGACCTAAGGGAAGGCTATCAAATGAATTTTTGAGCAGTTCTCCATGGTAACTTTAATGAGTCTACATTTTAGCTCTTTCTCAACATCCTCCATCTACAGCTTAAATGCACGCAGCAGTTGCCAGCCATGCCCATGAATTCCTGATGTCCCAGCCGAGTGCTTCTGCCTCTGAACTCTAAAAATCCCCTTGCTGGATAGGGGTTAACCATATCCGGAGAGCTTTAGAAGAGGTCTGCTGGGCAGCAGGATTTCTGTTGATAAGAGGCCTCTTGTTGGACTGGAATCCAGGAGCTGTGGGAAACCCAGAAAAAGCAAGGCTCAGATGGGAATACAAAGGTATCAGCTCCCGACATTGGGAGTTTCTCTCTCCGCCAAACCCCACAGTTGGGGAAGAATTGACATCTTCCCCAAATCCCACTCCCAAGTAAATTTCATTTGCTATCTCATCCTCAAGTTAGAATGAGTtactagttaattaattaatgcaATTATGCAAGCATAATTGTAAGCCACTCTACTGACATAAAGATGTTTTTAACCTTTAATTACCAGGAGAAAATGGACAAAGTGGAGTTTGAGCACCTAACTTGAAGAAAAAACTGGGAAATAATAGTCCCTTCCACCATGCACACCACTCCCAACCCATTCTACCTAAAAATCCTTTGATTGtgggctttattttcattttaaaaatcattcttttaaattAGGTCTCAAAGAAAGAAGTTggcatttcttattcttttcagaGTGGTCTGGGAAATGCAACATCAGtgcatatgagaaaaaaaaattggaaaacaagatCCCTTGCAATTTTGTTTTTGAATCAATACCCGGAATAATGACCAGAAGCAAAAATCTACCGGTGCGTCAGCAAGCAGGATGCTCCGCCAGTCAGCTTCATCCTTCCATCCTGAGCTGTGGGCTCCACGCCGCCGCTTCGGGTCCCTAAAGCAGATAGATAATGTAGGACAGAATGACCAGGCCTATGATGGCAAAGAACATCAGGATGAAAATATCCAGCATTGTGGAGTCCTTGGCCGAGGACGCCTCTGGATTCCGAGGAAATGTGAGCACGGAGACTGCAGCCAGTGGAGAGAAATGGCTCCCCTTTCCCTCTACAGCTTAGCCCgcctttccccctcccccctccagtGCCTGAGACTAAGGGATACTGCGGCTCCATCCGCAGCTTGCTACCCGCCCCCGCGCTCCCCTCCTTCGCCAACCAATCAGAAAGCTCGGGAGCGGGTAACCAAGGAACTGCTCGATTTAGACCAGGCAGAAATGAAGAGGCTCAATTTCTCCCTAGGAACCCAATCCTACCCTTTGTATCTAAATGGAGTCTGTATATTATGGAAATAGGGAAGAGATCTGACCTGTATCCAGGTGCCCAAAGAATGATACCTCCTGagtgcttttcttctctttttcctctcatgAATCCTTGGCAAAGGAACTCAAAATGATGGTTGGGGGCTGGGTGGGCTATTGGCACGTTGTAGAGTCAGGTTATGGAGGTACAAGGACAAAGGCCTCACGTGTGTTTCAGATGGCATCTCAAGGGGATGGAGCTGAGACTTAACGGGATTCCTATGTTGTGTCAGATATTGCACTCGTGATGTAAGTTCAACCTCCCTGCAagtcttttacagatgaggctcagagatgaTCAGTAACCTGCCTAATGTTTCACTGGAAAGGCCAGAGACCAATTCAAAACTAGGCTTGTCCACTCCGGAATCCACATTCTTCTGTCGCCCCAGACTGGCCCACCCTGTTAATCTGAAATCCCCTCTCAGGTCCACCTGCGCTTCTCAGCTTGCATTTTGCACAGATCCTTCCTATGACAGTGTGAGCATCAGAGGCCTCTCCTCCAACCATTCCTTATCTCTTTGTGGTCATTTCCCACATCCTTATCCTCTCTTATATCCTCTTCAGAGCTCATTGCAGTGTTATACCCAGAGAGGGCACTAAAGAACTCTCGGTCAGGCCCATCCCTGTGCAGTTAAGTGTTTAGAAAGGCAACTcaggtgacttttttttaaaaatagaagtagagttgattcacaattttgtgttaatttctgctgtacagcaaagtgattcagttgtacatatatatctttttcacatttttcaagTGGCTTTTTCTGAGGGGAAAGAATTGATGTTTCATAGTTTAAGTTGGGTGGTGGGTAGTTATGCCTTGTTGTTTTTATTATGCCTTTTGCCTTATTtcctattaaattaaaaaacaaaagcaaaaaaaaaaaagcaaattcccTGTGACACCTCTGAGGCCTAGTGTCCTTGGCCTCCACCCTAACTAGCTCCTTTGAGGGGCACAGGATGGGGGCAACAGCAGCCCCTTCATCATGCTAAGCCTCAGGAACTTAGGCTGCTTTAGAAGGGAGTCTAGAAACTGCTTGCGTGGGTTCGCACAGGGAGGCAGGGCAAGAGCTTCCTGTGAGTTGGGAGTGGAGACTTGGCATTGGTTCCCTCCCAAGCAGACTGTCCCAAAAAGGGGAATGAATGAAGCCTCCTGGGGAGAGGGGGCTACAGCTCTGGAGCAAACAGGGGCAGGCCAATGGAGGCAAGATTTGCCAACTCATTGCCTGCTACTGGGGACACATTAGGCCGCCTGTGGTGTCAGTACCATCTGTAATTATCCCACCCAGCGCTGCCTCAGCTGCTCGGAGCAGCCGTGTCATCTCCTGATCACAAAGGCTCTCACTTTGGGGAAAGCCCTTTTCCTCTCCACCCTGCTGCTATCCTGAAGCCAGGGGAAGCCTGAATTCTGCGCCCAGAGTGAAGAACGCCTTCACGCCGCACTCCACAAGGCCGCAGCACAAGGCTGACTGGTGGCCCCCGAGCTGCGGACAAAGGATCTGGATTCCTTCTCTGCCACCTCCTTTTCCCAACCGGGCAGAAGAGGGGAGGCAGGCTGCCTGACCTGGTCAAAGTTCAGACCCAACGCACCTGGAGCAAAGAACTGAGCCTGGGAGATACTGCGAGGTGAGGGCAAAGCGTGTGGGTGCAGGGTTCCTGTCAAGGTCACGGCAGGAGGCCAGGAGCATCATGTTGGGGTCCTGAGACCTCCAGCCCTGCCACTAGCTGGTGTGACTCCCACCAAACCACTGCCTTCCTGGGCTTCAGGGAACCCCATCTGTAAGTGGATATCAAGCAGTTACTTCTTTCATAGGGCTGTTCATAaagtcaaaggggaaaaaaagtgtgtCTAAAATGCCCCCAAGGagacaggacacacacacacaccacctcaaGACCAGAGAGAGCAAGCCAAGTCCGCAggtaaaaattatacttttatttgAGTCACCAGGAGAAAGATTCACTTGTGGTCCAAGTCAAATGTTCAGAATCATAACAGGCCAGAAAGATTTGATCCCAAGCACAAGCCCACGAGGGAGGGGACCAAAACAGACCAAGAAAAGACAACCACCCCATATAAAAAGATGAATGGAcggcttcacacacacacacgcacgcacacacacacagatgaaatGTTTGGACAGAAGCAAATTCCACGtgatcatttctatttctttttaaatataggtTTGTggggtggtatttttttttccagctatttaaaaaaaaaaaaggcccaaaaGTGCATATGTGAGGGGGAAAAGGCAGAAATTAAGCAATAAAGTAGTTTTCCCTGGAGGGACATGAGGAGGAAAACAGGAAGCAATATTGAGAGAATTCACTTTTCTCACCATTGGGCTTCTTGCATTTTATTATTGGTCCACTAAAGTTATATTCACATTCTAGTTTTGTTGCATCTTCTTTCCTGGGATTAGAttggctaaaaaaaaaacccctctgtGAACTGTAAGAAAAGACCAGGGACTCGGTCCAGCCCTCAGGTTCTGTGCTCTGCTAGGGATGGATGATTCTGGAAAGGAACAAGTACTCTCAGCAGCCCCTAGGTCCCTCAGCACCAGTGTGATAGTTCCTCCTCTCTCTGGGGGTGTGTAAGAAAACGTCCCCTATTTTTAGGATGGGAGGAACCAAGGGCTGGCAGCAAGATTCCAGTGGCTGGCTTGCCTtgttttggaagaaaaattaagcTGAGCGAAAACAGGCTACTTCTTGCTCTCCAGCCCCCCTTCCCAGCCTCTCACTTCCCTGCCAACCACAGGTTCTCCAACAGGATAAGTCTCTCTGACCTTTGGTCCCGGAATCCACATTGTGCTTTGAGATTAAGAGGAAATAGAATGGACTAGCGTCTGCCCATGGCTCCCAAAATCgttccttctctgcctccctcatCCCCTACACTGCCCAATATGAGACTCTCCACCCACCCTCACGGTGGCTGTGGCCAAGGAGGGAAAGAGATTGGTCAGGCAGGCAGGGGCTCAAACCTCTGATCGGGGGTAAATATTCCCAAGCCAGCTCACAAGCAGTGAGGACTAGATGTTAAACACGCCTGCAGGCCCCTCCATCTCCTGCAAAGATGGCAACCACAGGGCCTGAGTCAGTGGCCTTGGGGTAAAGATGGGAAGGGGAGACCCAGATGGTGGGTGgcaggaaagcccagagatgaataaAATCAGGCAAGGGTGGTCACAGCCACCCACGAGTGAGAGAAGGGACTTGGAGATAGCACCATCTTTCCCTTCCTTGACTCGGGTCTGCGCTTCCAGTTTTGTAGCCCTGGGACCCTCTCTCCCTTTATTTCAAGGAGACTTTAGGTAAATGGGccagctgggggcagggcagggtgggagggggagggcaggaagAGGGGAGAGCTCAGTGTAGGTGACACAGGGTCCCCTGGCTCCATATCTACAGCCCAGGACACAGAGATGGGGGGAAAGTATCTGCTTGGAgtcatgaagtctttcctctccccactcctccaGCACGCTACAGGCCCCAACATCAGCCTCCGTCAGCTGCACACCCCCTCCTCACTTCTGCACTTTGGAAAGGGGGGTGGTGGGCTTCCTCCATCCAGGGATAGAAGGAAAGGAGGGATTctcattccaaagaaaacataaggAACTTCTCTCCCTCAAGACCTCCCTCTGTGCACCCTCCTGAAAGTCCGCACCCTGCCTGCTTCTCTCACGCTCGCACGCACACTCGCCTGTCACAGACACCTGCAGAtacccaccccatccccctcaAGGAAGTCATGGAGATGCAGAGCGGGCTGTGGCTTTGCACGGTCCAATCCCCCTGGGGTCAGATCAGGTggtgtgggatggggggaggccATGGAAGGCCCCAAGCTGCCTTCCCAGGAGGAGTGGCCCGTCTAACCAGGTCTCAGGGGCTAGATTGCACGGGTGAGAGGCCCGAGGCTTCCTTGCCCCATCTTTCAGGAGGAGGCAAGCCAGAGACCCTGAAGACTCagtgggaaggagagaaaagggcTGTGAAGAGAACACCCCGTTCCCCTCTCTCCTGCAGCTGTCCCTAAAGCAGAAAGGTGAGATGTGGAACCAAGCCGAGCTTCCAGCTCCTCGCCCACACCAGGCCCGGGTGAGCAGGAGAGCGAAATCACAGTGTGAAAAGGAACCATGTGGGGAAGGATGAATGAATACCAAAGCAGGAACTTTACCCACCTCTGTCAACCTTGAGCGGGAAGAGGGTGGTGAGGGGACCTCTTGGAGGGCCGGCAGCCCCATCTCTGAGACGCAGAGGCAGAGCCCATCTCACTGGCACAACAGcagcaccctccccacccccacccccatcccagggcACGGGCAGCAGGGTCCCACTCCTGGGAATGTGTGGAGCCCCTCCTCTGGGAGTCCTGGGGGTCTGGGGCTCACCCCAGTCCTGGAATGTTTGGATGTATGAGGAGGTGGGTAGGAGGGGCTGAGGGggcagaaaagagagaaggcagaggcCTGGGAGCCAATGGGTCGCCCACCCAGACCATCCCCACAGGCCTTGGCCCCCCACAGAGCGGTTCACACGTGTTCCATCCAGAGAGAAAACCAAGAAGTTGGTCAAGGGAAAAACCTGCCAGAAGGGGAGCCGCGAAAGTGGCAGAACAAGGCTTCGGTTGGCAAAAGAAGCTGGAAGAGGGGGAGGATAAACAAGCTGctgcagaatttaaaaaacagagacaccgAAGGGTGGACAGGTCACGCCCAGGACAGACGCGATGCTGTGGAATGCACTGAAGACGGATGGGGCGGGCGGTGCCCGGCGGGCTCAGATGGCCTCCACGTAGTTGGCTGGCAGCATCCCCGTGTCACCGGTGCGCTCCACGGTCCCGTACATCCAGCCGTCGTCGATCTGCTGCACGTTGACGATGGTGTCCCCATCTTGGAAGGAGACCTCGTCCTCGTCGGCAGCACTGTAGTCGTACACAGCACGGTACCGCTTCTGCAGGGGTGGGGGCGTGGTCAGTCAGGGTGCCTACCTCTCTGGGCCCCCAGAGCAGAGGGCACCAGGAGCTGGGAGACAAGGACGGGCTGGGCTCTGCCTCAAGTCTTCTCACCTCTGTGTCACACTTTCTGAGAGTGATCACCTTATTAACACTGTATCTGGCACCTCCTAAGGGCCAGACACAAACAGGGACGGCGGTTACAATACCTCCACCCCGTCTCTCGGAACAGGAATACAGTACTGTCCAGTGGACACCATGCTGGGTTGAGTTTAAAATTATGACTTGCCCTGCGTGCTACTATCTATATTACTATAAACACCAgtcttccttgtttttttttttttgaagctctTGATGAATCTGGTTCTTAAGTTCAGGATAAAGACCAACTCCTGGGAGAAGAAACTCCAGGTGATACAAGAAGTACCTGTCCGGTCCCACCTTCCAACCTCAGCCAAAGTCTCATGTTTAAACCCCAGCTCTAGGAAATGTCCAGTAAAAACACATGAAATCCAACTGTGATCTTGGAAGCAGGCAAGATTATAACGTCCTCTGACCATCACTGCCCTTGACACTGACTTGTCTCTGGGAATCAGCTTAGCCTTTAGGGTCCCCCAGGCCAGGTTCTGGGATCCGTTTGGGTCCAAGGCTGGATGAATCCATCAGAAATCAGAATCTGCTCTACCAACCCACCCACCTCGAAGACCCTGTTCAGACTTTCTGTTTCCATTCCCCTGGTCTGCCTCTTCCCACTGTTCATCTATTGTGATCTCAGGAGGAACTTTCCAAAATGCAAACCTGATGAAGTTACTTCCTGGCTTTAAAACCTTCAGAGGCCCCCTATCCTATTTAGCACAAAACTTCAaattccccccaacccccaccgtGCAGCAGAAACCAGCTTCATCAGCCCTAAAGACTATGGAATAAGAGATCACAACCCTCCAGGCTTCTTATCCtgctttccagatgaggaaacacaGGTTCTGAGAAAGTAACCTATCTAATTCCTGCAGGATTGATTCATAACCTCTCCCAATCCAGTGCTCTTCATGTACTACTTTTATAACCAGAAAAATATTagaaaccaccaaaaaaaaaaaaaaaaaggtcacaacCCTGAtagaatgactgaagtgacctcaGTCCTTATCACCAACTGTGCCTTTAATCTCTTGGGCCAAGTCACCACCATCTACGCCTGCATTCTGTAACAGCCACCCAACTCATCTCCCTGCTTCCACCCTCAACTTTTTATTGCTGCTTCTCAACACAGTTGCTGAAGCCAGCTTTTAAAACACAAGTCAAAGCCCTTACTCTGCACAGCTTGCCAGTCACGATGGCCTCCCGGCAGCCTGAAAggcaaagtgttagtcgctcagtcatgtctgactctttgcgacctcatggactgtagcatgccaggctcctctgttcatggaattctccaggcaaaaatactggaatgggtagccattcccttccaggggatctttccaacccagggattgaacctgggtctcctgcatcgcgggcagattctttaccgtctgagccaccaaggaagccggAAGCCTACAAATCCTTGTGTGATCAGACCTGTCCCTCTCCTCACCTTGGCATTCCTGCAGATCTCTGAACTCTCCTAGAactctcctgcctcagggcctcgGCACTTGCTGTTCACCACTCATTCCTTTACTGAGCCCTTTGCTGCCCCCTCCCCTTCTCACCCCGCTGTCTTTTTCTTCACGGCTTATCTATGACCTTTTGCCACACACCTACTTATCTATTCATGTTTGTCTCCCTGACTGGAATGTAAGTTCCCGAAGAGGGCAGGAAGGTGAACTTTTACTCAGAACAAATCCCTTCTGTCCAGAACACGCTCAGTAAGTATTTGAAGCACTTGCTGGTCTATCTGGAACCCTAGCCTCCAGATGACCTCTCAGACCCACCCAGCACTGACACCCAGACACTCCAGACAGCACCGACAGTTCCTCCCCTCACTTGTGCATCTGGAGCCTGAGGCCCCAGCAGGTCTCTTATCTCAGGCTACTTTATTTCTCTGAGAATTGTCCCGCctgagttttcttttctaaagGCTGTCCaacacagcaaaacaaaacaaaaaaagggtGTCCAagaagggtcttttctaaagggacgtccaggaagccttccctaggctcaccccacctcccacacgtCCCTCCGCCCCGGCCACTCACCCCGCCCCCGCCTGGGGCGCTGCGCTGTATGGACGCCGGGGCTGCAGGCTCCTTGTAGCCGCCGTAGGACTGGGCTGCCGGCTGCTGCTGGGGCTGCTGATACACTGGAAGCCAGCGGGAGACCGGCTCAGGACCTGTCCTGCCAAACCCAGACCCGCCCCGagccccctcccttcctccatgaGACCATGTCATGTACTTCCAACCCCACAAGCTTCTCAACCCCCACTTCTCAAGGGCTTCTGTCTGTCTGCACATATGCTGCTGACACGTCCCAGCTGCATCCTCCCCATCACAGCGGGGCCAGCACAGCCCTGCCCCTGGTGTTCATGCCCTGGGTAGGGATgggacctgggtgtgtgtgtgtgttcatgtcctgtgtgtgtgtatgtgtgtgtgttcatgccctgtgtgtgtgtgtgtgtgttcatgtcctgtgtgtgtgtgtgtgtgtgttcatgtcctgtgtgtgtgtgtgtgtgtgttcatgtcctgtgtgtgtgtgtgtgtgtgtgtgtgtgtgtgttcatgtcctgtgtgtgtgtgtgtgtgtgtgtgtgttcatgtcctgtgtgtgtgtatgtgtgtgtgttcatgtcctgtgtgtgtgtatgtgtgtgtgttcatgtcctgtgtgtgtgtgtgtgtgttcatgtcctGGCTAGGGATGGgacctgggggggtggggtgtgtgtgtgtgtgtgtgtgtgtgtgtgtgtgtgtgtgtgtgtgttcatgtcctctgtgtgtgtgtgtgtgtgtgtgtgtgttcatgtcctGGGTAGGGATGGgacctgggggggtggggtgtgtgtgtgtgtgtgtgtgtgtgtgtgtgtgtgtgtgtgtgtgtgcatgttctgGGTAGGGATGGgacctgggggggtggggtgtgtgtatgtgtgtgtgtgtgtgtgtgtgtactcgaGGCTTCCctctcacctcctccccaccGTGCCTCATGTCCTCGGTCCCCACAGCCCTCCCACTCACCTGGGGCGCTGGCGGGGATGTGGTGAGGCTGCTGCTCCTGGGTCCGCCGGTAGCTGCTCTCCTGGGGATCTCGGCGCTCAGGCTCCAGACCCTCACCCCCACTGGGTCCCATGCGACTCTTCTCAAACTCCTCGTGGTATTTTATCTGCAAGGACAGAAAGCACTGGCTGAAGGACCCACAGCAAGCCAACCAAAGCTCCCCTTTTCCATTGCCACTCAAGATCCTGGGATGGGAAAGACTCCTGCAGGACTCCAGGCCAAGAGAGCCAGGTTCTCATCAGGGGTGTGCCGCGGACCTGCCCTCAAGCAAGCACTTAACCTCGCCAAGTCGAGTTTCCACCTTACAGAGGTGAGCATCAGGATCTCCCTTCAGGGGTTGCTGGAGGATGCGATGAGATGGTGGATGTAAAAGGACCATGTAAGCTAAAGTATTAGTGCCTCaattgtgtctctttgcaaccccatggactgtagcctgccaggctcctctgtccatgggattttcccagcaagaatactacagtgggttgccattcccctcagAAGGGAATGAATGTAAGTGAAAGCACCAGACAAATGTAAGCA comes from Muntiacus reevesi chromosome 18, mMunRee1.1, whole genome shotgun sequence and encodes:
- the LASP1 gene encoding LIM and SH3 domain protein 1; the encoded protein is MNPNCARCCKIVYPTEKVNCLDKFWHKACFHCETCKMTLNMKNYKGYEKKPYCNAHYPKQSFTMVADTPENLRLKQQSELQSQVRYKEEFEKNKGKGFSVVADTPELQRIKKTQDQISNIKYHEEFEKSRMGPSGGEGLEPERRDPQESSYRRTQEQQPHHIPASAPVYQQPQQQPAAQSYGGYKEPAAPASIQRSAPGGGGKRYRAVYDYSAADEDEVSFQDGDTIVNVQQIDDGWMYGTVERTGDTGMLPANYVEAI